A genomic region of Bernardetia sp. ABR2-2B contains the following coding sequences:
- the gatB gene encoding Asp-tRNA(Asn)/Glu-tRNA(Gln) amidotransferase subunit GatB — MTAQELQTKLDKALEKYEIVIGLEVHAQLLTHTKAYSSDPNEYGNAPNTNVSVITLAHPGTLPKCNKKVLEYAIKMGVACGCDITEYNIFDRKNYFYPDLPKGYQITQDKTPICRGGFVPITLPSGEEKKLELTRIHMEEDAGKSMHLAAEVDTLVDLNRAGVPLIEIVSEPCLRCSEEAYYYLQEVRRLLRYLEICDGNMEEGSMRCDANISVRLKGEETYRTRVEVKNMNSFRNVQRAIDFEVIRQVEFYEDTTTTGEIYGETRMFDANTGNTYSLRAKETLNDYRYFPEPDLQPLVVTEEYLQTVKASLPALPRELKTRFMKDYELSEYDTNILIDDKETALYFDELCQKNNNYKAASNWITNIVKSYLNENKLSFDDFSSKMGTDKMVQLIELVDSNKVSFALAAQKLFPALLEDTTKSPEEKAKELDMIQSSDEDSILPIVKEVLNQFPDKVAAYNGGKVGLLGMFMGQVMKKSKGKADPKVASALIEQELEKMK, encoded by the coding sequence ATGACAGCACAAGAATTACAAACCAAGCTAGACAAAGCACTAGAAAAATATGAAATCGTAATTGGTCTTGAAGTCCATGCCCAACTTCTTACACATACAAAAGCCTATTCTTCTGACCCAAACGAATATGGAAATGCGCCAAACACGAATGTAAGCGTAATCACACTTGCTCACCCTGGTACGCTTCCAAAATGTAATAAAAAAGTATTGGAGTATGCTATCAAAATGGGTGTTGCTTGTGGTTGTGATATTACAGAATACAATATTTTTGATAGAAAAAATTATTTTTATCCCGATTTGCCAAAAGGCTATCAGATTACACAAGACAAAACACCGATTTGTAGAGGTGGTTTTGTTCCAATTACACTTCCAAGTGGCGAAGAAAAAAAACTTGAACTGACACGCATTCACATGGAAGAAGATGCAGGAAAATCAATGCACTTAGCTGCCGAAGTTGATACACTCGTCGATTTGAATCGTGCAGGAGTTCCTTTGATTGAGATTGTTTCAGAGCCTTGTTTGCGTTGTAGTGAAGAAGCCTATTACTATTTGCAAGAAGTGCGTCGTCTTTTGCGCTACTTAGAAATTTGTGATGGAAATATGGAAGAGGGTTCGATGCGTTGTGATGCCAATATTTCGGTGCGACTCAAAGGAGAAGAAACTTACCGTACAAGAGTAGAGGTAAAAAATATGAACTCATTTAGAAACGTACAACGAGCGATTGATTTTGAAGTAATTCGTCAAGTAGAGTTTTATGAAGACACAACTACAACAGGCGAAATTTATGGAGAAACTCGTATGTTTGATGCAAATACAGGAAATACATACAGCCTTCGTGCAAAAGAAACATTGAATGATTATCGTTATTTCCCAGAACCAGATTTGCAACCATTAGTGGTTACAGAGGAATATTTACAGACAGTAAAAGCCTCACTTCCTGCGCTTCCTCGTGAGCTAAAAACACGTTTTATGAAAGACTATGAGCTTTCAGAATATGACACAAATATTTTGATTGATGATAAAGAAACAGCTTTATATTTTGATGAATTATGTCAGAAGAACAATAACTATAAAGCTGCTTCCAATTGGATTACTAATATTGTAAAGTCGTATTTGAATGAAAACAAACTCTCATTTGATGATTTTTCTTCAAAAATGGGTACAGATAAAATGGTACAACTTATCGAATTAGTAGATTCAAATAAAGTAAGTTTTGCCTTAGCTGCTCAAAAACTTTTCCCTGCTCTATTAGAAGATACTACAAAATCGCCAGAAGAAAAAGCAAAAGAGTTGGATATGATTCAGAGTAGTGATGAAGATTCTATTTTGCCAATTGTGAAAGAAGTATTGAATCAATTTCCTGATAAAGTAGCTGCATACAATGGTGGAAAAGTTGGTTTATTGGGAATGTTTATGGGACAAGTAATGAAAAAATCTAAAGGAAAAGCTGACCCAAAAGTAGCAAGTGCTTTGATAGAACAAGAACTAGAAAAAATGAAATAG
- a CDS encoding proline dehydrogenase family protein, producing MDSNSTQNQQSLSDLSALEIIQMAKEHVSFDDTEIAFATRSDFDLKKMNLLFWTMNKPTIVDSGTPLLKLAFKIKIPFVKPAVKNTLFEHFCGGETIEESERTVIQLTQAGIGTILDYSVEGEKSVQGFEKTKKEIIRTIERAKGDKNIPFCVFKITGIGHSIVLEKVQAKEPLNAQEQEGWTNLNRRLNEICEIAHQNKVRLFIDGEETWFQETIDDLTYQMMQKYNKEEPLIYNTYQMYTIDRLEKLKTAYQNAVEENYYIGAKLVRGAYMEKERKRAEEKGYPDPIQPDKLSTDRDFDAGMEFCVENRERIALCAGTHNELSCYSLVILMDKYNIEKNDSNFHFAQLYGMSDNMSNNLAAAGYNVAKYVPYGAVKDVMPYLIRRADENTAIAGQTSREYLLIQKEIERRKQVRRIS from the coding sequence ATGGATTCAAATTCTACACAAAATCAGCAAAGCCTGTCTGATTTATCTGCCTTAGAGATTATTCAGATGGCAAAAGAACACGTTTCTTTTGATGATACTGAAATAGCCTTTGCTACTCGTTCGGATTTTGACCTAAAAAAGATGAATTTGCTTTTTTGGACAATGAACAAGCCTACTATCGTAGATTCTGGAACGCCTCTTTTAAAACTGGCTTTCAAAATTAAAATTCCATTTGTAAAACCTGCCGTAAAGAATACTCTTTTTGAGCATTTTTGTGGTGGTGAAACGATTGAAGAAAGTGAAAGAACAGTTATACAACTCACACAAGCAGGTATAGGAACAATTTTAGATTATTCAGTAGAGGGAGAAAAATCTGTACAAGGATTTGAGAAAACAAAAAAGGAAATAATCAGAACCATAGAAAGAGCAAAGGGAGATAAGAATATTCCTTTTTGTGTATTCAAGATTACAGGAATTGGACACTCAATAGTTTTAGAAAAAGTACAAGCAAAAGAGCCACTAAATGCACAAGAACAAGAAGGTTGGACAAACTTGAATAGGCGACTGAATGAAATTTGTGAAATAGCGCATCAAAACAAAGTTCGCCTTTTTATAGATGGGGAAGAAACGTGGTTTCAAGAAACCATAGATGATTTGACGTATCAGATGATGCAAAAATATAACAAAGAAGAGCCTTTAATTTACAATACATACCAAATGTACACTATCGATAGGCTTGAAAAATTGAAAACAGCTTATCAAAATGCCGTTGAAGAAAATTATTATATCGGTGCAAAACTTGTTCGTGGCGCATATATGGAAAAAGAACGCAAACGAGCAGAAGAAAAAGGTTATCCAGACCCTATTCAACCAGATAAATTAAGCACAGATAGAGATTTTGATGCAGGTATGGAGTTTTGTGTAGAAAATAGAGAAAGAATTGCGCTTTGTGCAGGAACGCATAATGAGCTTAGTTGTTATTCACTTGTTATTTTGATGGACAAGTACAATATTGAAAAAAATGACTCTAATTTTCACTTTGCACAGCTTTATGGGATGAGCGATAATATGTCGAATAACTTGGCAGCAGCAGGATATAATGTTGCAAAATATGTTCCTTATGGCGCAGTAAAAGATGTAATGCCTTATCTTATTAGAAGAGCAGATGAAAATACAGCTATTGCAGGACAAACTAGCCGAGAATATTTATTGATACAAAAAGAAATCGAACGCAGAAAACAAGTGAGGCGTATTTCTTAA
- a CDS encoding AI-2E family transporter produces MSKRLILLCLGILVAVVFSWFFSTIVGYFVVAMVFSAVLQTPTNYISQIQIAGIQLPRAIAVMLSFSIFAGIIALFVLLFIPLVSEQIEFISVLDYNSLFNTIVSPIDYIEDFLIEQKWTKEEEGFLMDSITKSIQKYFLSFFDEKEVEKIVKEIVDTASGIFIGTISVMFISFFLLYEKGLFRRNIIALIPNAYFEVSISAIYKIEKLLSNYLFGLLIQMFSIFTLVSIGLMVSEVKYALTIAIFAAVANLIPYIGPILGASFGLIVSLSTQLQQTQDTAFSILAIKVIIVFLIVQFSDNLLLQPIIFSRSIKAHPLEIFSVVFMGAALAGAVGMIFAIPVYTILRVMVLEFWKGYKEYRIFGKG; encoded by the coding sequence ATGAGTAAACGCTTAATTCTTCTCTGTTTAGGGATTCTTGTTGCAGTTGTTTTTAGTTGGTTTTTTTCGACTATTGTAGGTTATTTTGTAGTTGCAATGGTTTTTAGTGCTGTTCTTCAAACGCCTACTAATTATATTAGTCAGATTCAGATTGCAGGTATTCAGTTGCCACGTGCTATCGCTGTAATGCTTTCTTTCTCTATTTTTGCTGGTATTATCGCTCTTTTTGTCTTACTATTTATTCCTTTAGTTTCTGAGCAGATAGAATTTATTTCTGTTTTAGATTATAATTCTTTATTCAATACGATTGTTTCACCTATTGACTACATAGAGGACTTTTTGATAGAACAAAAATGGACAAAAGAGGAAGAAGGTTTTTTGATGGATAGTATAACAAAAAGCATACAGAAATACTTTCTATCTTTTTTTGATGAAAAAGAAGTAGAAAAAATTGTAAAGGAAATTGTAGATACAGCTAGTGGTATTTTTATAGGCACAATTTCAGTTATGTTTATCTCTTTCTTTTTACTCTATGAAAAGGGTCTTTTTAGAAGAAATATCATTGCCTTGATTCCAAATGCCTATTTTGAAGTTTCGATAAGTGCTATTTATAAAATTGAAAAGCTGCTTTCCAATTATCTCTTTGGACTTCTAATTCAGATGTTTTCTATTTTTACTTTGGTTTCAATTGGTCTGATGGTTTCAGAAGTAAAATATGCCCTAACGATTGCTATCTTTGCAGCTGTTGCTAACCTTATTCCTTATATAGGTCCTATTTTGGGTGCTTCTTTTGGTCTTATTGTTTCGCTTTCTACTCAACTTCAACAAACTCAAGATACTGCATTTTCTATTTTAGCAATCAAAGTAATTATCGTATTTTTGATAGTTCAATTTTCTGATAATCTTCTTCTTCAGCCTATCATTTTCTCAAGAAGTATAAAAGCACACCCTTTAGAAATCTTTAGTGTTGTTTTTATGGGAGCTGCTTTGGCTGGTGCTGTCGGAATGATTTTCGCCATTCCTGTCTATACTATTTTGAGAGTTATGGTTTTAGAGTTTTGGAAAGGATATAAAGAATATCGCATTTTTGGCAAAGGGTAA
- a CDS encoding VWA domain-containing protein: MIYPNLFQKSIQRLAIFSLLFFSLFLINNLYAQDEEASTDTVSTEEVTEEIVLEEHMDIILAIDVSSSMRVEDVMPTRLEAVKSAAQQLMSVHPTARYGIVLFAGESMVYAPLGDESQDLYQLLEQITTDLVDGTGTVIGEALDTSIKEFERLDSKNRKIIIFSDGATSESDNIFKRALLLTSRRNVEVYSIGVGHKGEAAITTPDQEHITIKSPYNDDSLKKISVFTNGKYYHAESFEEMSKIAEEISLILNSK; this comes from the coding sequence ATGATTTATCCTAATTTATTTCAAAAATCTATTCAGCGATTAGCTATTTTTTCATTATTGTTTTTTTCATTATTTCTAATAAATAATTTGTATGCGCAAGATGAAGAAGCAAGTACGGATACTGTTTCGACAGAAGAAGTAACAGAGGAAATTGTTTTAGAAGAACACATGGATATTATTTTGGCAATTGATGTTTCATCATCGATGCGAGTAGAAGACGTAATGCCAACACGTTTGGAAGCTGTAAAATCAGCAGCTCAACAACTTATGAGTGTACATCCAACAGCACGTTATGGTATTGTGCTTTTTGCAGGTGAATCTATGGTTTATGCTCCTTTGGGAGATGAATCACAAGATTTGTATCAACTTTTGGAACAAATAACAACAGATTTGGTAGATGGAACAGGAACAGTAATTGGAGAAGCTCTTGATACTTCAATAAAGGAATTTGAACGTTTGGATTCTAAGAATAGAAAAATTATTATTTTCAGCGATGGTGCAACTTCAGAGAGTGATAATATCTTTAAACGTGCTTTGTTATTGACCAGCAGAAGAAACGTAGAAGTTTATTCAATTGGTGTCGGACACAAAGGAGAGGCTGCCATTACCACACCTGACCAAGAGCATATTACTATCAAAAGTCCGTATAATGATGATTCTTTGAAAAAAATCAGTGTTTTTACGAATGGAAAATACTATCACGCAGAAAGTTTTGAAGAAATGAGTAAGATAGCAGAAGAGATTTCTCTTATACTTAATTCAAAGTAA
- a CDS encoding peptidyl-prolyl cis-trans isomerase, producing MNHRIYKKSFLTKKINLLPFLILWITFSCQEAETEEEVTGTPVAQVGESYLYHEEITELLPPNYSQEDSTNIVKRYVDNWIERKLLLKEAESKSGIDQKELQERLEDYKYQLLVHAYKQNYVNEYLDTLVTEPQISTYYEENKANFELKQPIVRAYFVKVKLNTPKSQLDDLRKWMRSDLEPSSDETEKLKSYSYGFAASYFLQDDKWLPISELVANTPFDRNLLLQKNKFVESEDKEYYYFLKINEFKIQDQISPLEYVKNQIISVLLNKRKVELQKELETKVMDRAKENQDYKIF from the coding sequence ATGAATCATAGAATCTATAAAAAGAGCTTTCTTACTAAAAAAATAAATCTACTACCATTTCTCATTTTATGGATTACTTTTTCTTGTCAAGAAGCTGAAACAGAAGAAGAAGTAACAGGAACGCCAGTAGCACAAGTAGGAGAAAGCTATTTGTATCACGAAGAAATAACAGAACTTTTACCTCCCAATTATAGCCAAGAAGACAGCACGAATATTGTAAAAAGATATGTTGATAATTGGATAGAAAGAAAGCTCTTGCTCAAAGAAGCCGAATCTAAAAGTGGTATTGACCAAAAAGAACTACAAGAACGATTAGAAGATTATAAATATCAACTTTTGGTACACGCCTACAAGCAAAACTATGTCAATGAATATCTTGATACGCTTGTTACCGAACCTCAAATAAGTACGTATTACGAAGAAAATAAAGCAAATTTTGAGTTAAAGCAGCCTATTGTAAGAGCTTATTTTGTAAAAGTAAAATTAAATACGCCCAAATCTCAATTAGATGACCTTCGCAAATGGATGCGTTCTGATTTAGAGCCTAGTTCGGACGAAACTGAAAAGCTAAAATCGTATAGTTATGGATTTGCTGCGAGTTATTTTTTGCAAGACGACAAATGGTTGCCTATTTCAGAACTGGTAGCAAATACGCCTTTCGATAGAAACCTTTTACTTCAAAAAAATAAGTTTGTAGAAAGTGAGGACAAAGAATATTATTATTTCTTGAAGATAAATGAATTTAAAATTCAAGACCAAATTTCGCCATTAGAGTATGTCAAAAATCAAATTATTAGTGTACTTCTGAATAAACGCAAAGTAGAATTACAAAAAGAACTTGAAACAAAAGTAATGGACAGAGCCAAAGAAAATCAAGATTATAAAATCTTTTAA